In Anopheles gambiae chromosome 2, idAnoGambNW_F1_1, whole genome shotgun sequence, a single window of DNA contains:
- the LOC133391313 gene encoding uncharacterized protein LOC133391313, with protein sequence MFPKKLKRSGELYKKAAKLEEQFEKEWALQNDPAGPSSQPAAQQSAEDVAMNEPCEGPVASMEEEYLDENNIDDERASDEGSIHNEDTDGEEYLEEEYLEGEFLEEASLETDPESAKLRDSLRTWFIRNKVARSGSNNLLGILRKASSLSAFSSLPQDVRTLLKAPVNVSEQITKVPGGGEMWYQGVECCFQHYFRGVDVSEDEFELNLSVDGTPIYNRSAIQMWPILMQLHNMPNVPVMVVGIFCGTSKPNNVEPFLRPLVEELNRLHDHKMNLNGKKITVSVRVIIADSPARAFIKQVCYYNGVHGCLKCKCCGTSLKTPKKVIFEDTTAPPRTDKEFREEKPSSTGHRRGKTPLTDLKKFDMIKGIATSDLLHLIQLGIVFKLLLAWVEGALAPFKKWCKEDIDEISEELISILLPTEIHRKFRSLNYLHFWKGTEFGSFLHCAGIVVLQDRIGRLAYEHFKLLYCAITILSSWAFKDQWEYAGTLLRKFVEDYSVVYDRIHLVSNVHLLLHVYEEVNNLGPLITLSTHSCENMLQIIKHSYVKSGYRSLHQAIGKIILLRDIDTAAQRNQESMTYPTLKVKKDETILQVRQGFLLRKIFKDSWFLTKRNIIVKYEKVIEESGSVVVHGYPLVRRFQAFTTPIPSNKIYNYIAYENDISTTLRTIPITDIKCKMVAIKTIRTGAKVHFTPLIHTLT encoded by the exons ATGTTCCCAAAAAAGTTAAAGCGAAGTGGAGAGCTTTATAAAAAAGCCGCGAAACTGGAAGAGCAGTTTGAAAAGGAGTGGGCATTGCAAAATGATCCTGCCGGACccagcagccagccagcagctCAGCAATCTGCCGAGG ATGTTGCTATGAATGAACCCTGTGAAGGTCCTGTGGCATCAATGGAAGAGGAGTATTTGGACGAAAACAATATAGATGACGAACGTGCTAGCGATGAAGGATCCATCCACAACGAAGATACTGATGGCGAAGAGTATTTAGAGGAAGAGTATTTGGAGGGAGAGTTTTTGGAGGAGGCGAGCCTGGAAACTGATCCAGAAAGCGCGAAGCTACGAGACTCTTTGCGAACATGGTTTATTCGCAATAAAGTTGCTCGTAGCGGGAGTAATAATTTACTAGGAATACTGCGAAAAGCGTCTTCTCTTTCTGCTTTTTCATCTCTTCCACAGGATGTTAGGACATTGCTGAAAGCTCCGGTTAACGTCAGCGAGCAGATTACTAAGGTTCCAGGTGGAGGTGAAATGTGGTACCAAGgcgttgaatgttgttttcagcATTATTTCCG tGGCGTGGACGTATCAGAAGATGAATTTGAGCTGAATCTTTCAGTGGATGGAACACCCATTTATAACCGCAGCGCTATACAGATGTGGCCTATACTGATGCAGTTGCACAATATGCCGAATGTTCCTGTTATGGTGGTAGGGATATTTTGCGGCACTTCTAAACCAAACAATGTTGAGCCTTTCCTGAGACCTTTGGTGGAGGAACTAAATAGGCTACATGATCACAAAATGAACCTAAACGGCAAAAAAATAACTGTTTCGGTTAGAGTCATAATCGCTGACTCGCCTGCACGCGCATTTATTAAAC AAGTTTGCTACTACAACGGAGTACATGGgtgtttaaaatgtaaatgctgTGGTACTTCCctaaaaacaccaaaaaaagttattttcgAGGATACAACAGCTCCACCAAGAACAGATAAGGAATTTAGAGAAGAAAAACCCAGTTCTACAGGCCATCGAAGAGGGAAAACCCCTCTTACAGATCTAAAAAAATTCGACATGATAAAAGGTATAGCTACTAGCGATTTATTACATTTAATACAATTGGGTATTGTTTTCAAGCTTCTGCTAGCCTGGGTCGAAGGAGCTCTTGCCCCCTTTAAAAAATGGTGCAAGGAAGACATAGATGAAATATCAGAAGAGCTTATAAGTATACTGCTGCCCACAGAAATTCATAGGAAGTTTAGGTCTCTTAATTATCTTCACTTTTGGAAAGGTACTGAATTCGGTAGTTTTTTACATTGCGCAGGTATAGTTGTTTTGCAAGATAGAATAGGTAGACTAGCATAcgaacattttaaattattatattgcgCTATAACTATATTATCATCATGGGCATTTAAGGACCAGTGGGAGTATGCCGGTACATTGTTGAGGAAATTTGTTGAGGATTATAGTGTTGTGTACGATCGCATACATCTAGTGAGTAATGTTCATCTCTTGCTTCATGTATACGAAGAGGTTAACAATTTAGGCCCTCTGATTACTTTGTCAACACATTCCTGTGAAAATATGTTACAAATAATCAAACATAGTTACGTAAAATCTGGCTACCGAAGTTTGCATCAAGCGATAGGAAAAATTATATTGTTGCGAGACATAGACACTGCAGCACAAAGAAACCAGGAAAGTATGACGTATCCTACACTTAAAGTAAAAAAGGATGAGACAATTTTGCAAGTTAGGCAAGGATTTTTGTTAAGGAAAATTTTTAAGGATTCTTGgtttttaacaaaaagaaatatcatAGTTAAGTACGAAAAAGTCATCGAGGAATCAGGATCAGTCGTTGTACATGGGTATCCTTTGGTAAGACGTTTTCAAGCTTTTACTACTCCTATTCCCTCCAATAAAATCTATAACTATATTGCATACGAAAACGACATTTCAACAACGCTTCGAACTATTCCAATAACTGatattaaatgtaaaatggTAGCAATTAAGACAATACGAACAGGGGCTAAAGTACATTTTACGCCATTAATACATACCTTAACATAA
- the LOC133391314 gene encoding uncharacterized protein LOC133391314 encodes MALPNPVVDDPAVAGPTLPAVNGAAVPVTFHFERFNPASSKFDRWLNRLQISFRIYHVREADKRDFLLHYMGGPTYDVLCNKLKNAEPHTKTYDEIVALLKEHYSPTPLEILENFKFASRKQLEQETLSDYLMHLEKLAQTCNFGDYMDKALRNQFVFGIHNRVIQSRLLEVRDLTLTKAKEIAFGMEMSHRGTDEMHNSRQKSEVQHIEHGANKTKKSFQSSSQASSSQSSGRLSNKQNGGNKRCYRCGDPDHYADKCKHKATICKYCKKAGHLERMCLTKTNEKGTDDAHHLEEQPCVMKDVLHLNAIQGIAGSADLPVDQRLRRSLRTIKPPQRLNL; translated from the exons ATGGCGCTTCCTAACCCGGTTGTCGACGATCCGGCAGTCGCCGGTCCCACTTTGCCTGCTGTGAATGGTGCTGCGGTACCAGTTACATTTCATTTCGAGCGATTCAATCCTGCTTCATCGAAATTTGACCGATGGTTAAATCGACTACAAATTTCATTCCGGATTTACCACGTGCGTGAAGCCGATAAACGCGATTTTCTGCTACACTACATGGGCGGCCCTACATACGATGTGCTGTGCAATAAGCTGAAAAATGCTGAGCCACATACAAAAACGTACGACGAGATTGTAGCTCTACTGAAGGAACATTACAGTCCTACTCCTTTGGAAATACTGGAGAATTTCAAGTTCGCGAGCCGTAAACAGCTAGAGCAAGAAACTCTAAGCGATTACCTGATGCATTTGGAGAAGCTCGCCCAAACATGCAATTTCGGGGACTACATGGACAAGGCCCTCCGGAACCAGTTCGTTTTTGGCATCCATAACCGTGTGATACAGTCTCGATTGCTGGAAGTGCGCGACTTAACCTTGACAAAGGCAAAGGAGATCGCATTCGGAATGGAAATGTCTCATCGTGGAACCGATGAAATGCACAACTCACGTCAAAAAAGTGAGGTTCAGCACATCGAGCAtggagcaaacaaaactaaaaaaagtttCCAGTCATCGAGCCAAGCCAGTTCCAGTCAAAGTTCCGGTCGCCTGTCGAACAAGCAGAATGGTGGAAATAAACGATGTTATCGTTGCGGGGATCCTGACCACTACGCAGACAAATGCAAACATAAAGCTACGATCTGCAAATACTGCAAGAAAGCGGGGCACCTTGAGAGGATGTGTCTCACCAAGACCAACGAGAAGGGGACGGATGACGCACATCACCTGGAGGAGCAGCCGTGTGTTATGAAGGATGTGTTACACCTGAACGCGATCCAAGGTATTGCTG GGTCAGCGGACTTGCCGGTGGACCAAAGGTTGCGTCGTTCTCTGCGGACCATCAAGCCTCCGCAAAGGCTCAACCTATAA